CGGCGCAGGTGGCGAGGAGGATGCGGCCGTCGCCGCGCTTGAGGGTGATGCCCTGCTCCGCGAGGATCTTGTCCGCGTTCGGGTAGTCGTAGTTCTCGACCGCGTACCCCGGGGCCTCGTCGGCGACGGCTTCGACGGATGTGCCGGCGGTGGTCTGGCCGTCCGTGGCCATGAACCAGGCCAGGGCGCCCGCGGCCACCGAGGCGGCCAGGGTGCGTCTGATGAGGCGTCCGGTTCTCGACGCGGTGGTGCTGTGTGCCTTCATCGCAGTCCTCACGGATTAGGAAATGGGCGTGAAAGCTGCGGAGCACCGAGGTCCGCATATTTTTTCGGAGAATTGTGCGCAGCGAAAATGAGCATGCCTGCGGAATCACCCCCGTTCAGATCCGCAACTTCACGTATACAAATCCGTTCGCCAGAACTCTGTCCATATGCAAAAAGCTCGTAAATAGGGCAGCCACAGCAAGAAGCCCGTGACCTGCGTCACCTTGCCGGAAGGTTGTTCTGTCAATTGTGCCCATTCAGAAAAGAAACGATCTCCGGACGATAACGTTCCGGTTTCCAATTCTCTGTAGGGCTATTTGCACATCGCTATTGACCATGCAAAGCGCCGTCCGTACCTTCGAACCGGCGACTCCCCAACAGGCCTTCGAATCACGCACGTTGGGGAGCCGTGCCATGTTCTCGAAGCCCGTATCCCATGCGGAATCCGGCACGGATTCCCATACGGAAGGACGCACCCTTTGTCAGCGTCATTGTGGAGCAGACGCCGGATACTCACGAGCGTCGCCGGTGTGGCCGCGGTCCCCGCGCTGCCGTCGATCCTCACCCTGACCGCCACTCCGGCCTACGCCGCCGACATCATCGACACCGGCCTGCCGGCCACCGACCGGGGAAAGGCGGTGTGGGCCTACAAGACGGGCGGCGAGGCCGCGCGCGAATCCGCGGCGATCGCCCTCGCCGGCTCGACCGCGGCCGTGTCCGCCTTCCTGACCGGCGAACTGCCCGCGGCGACCGCCGAGGACAACCGCTTCGGTCTCCTCTCCAGCCTTTCCTACGCCGGCAAATCCACTCGTGAGTCGGCCGAGACCGCGTTGTCGGCGGGGGACGCCGCGATCGCCGGCTATCTGCTCGACGGCTACAACACGCCCCTGACGACGGACCTGCGGGTAGCGGTGTTCACCGTCCTGAACAACAGCGGCACCGCGGTGAAGCGGGAGGCCAACAAGGCGCTGAACGACGGCACCCAGGCGGCCCTGCGGAAGTTCCTCACGCAGGGCCAGTACACGGCCCAGCAGGAGGACGAGCAGGTCGAGGTCTTCAGCATCCTCAGCACCGCCTCCCCCCAGGTGAAGCTGTACGCACAGCGCGCCCTCGACGAGGGCACACCCGAGGCGATCCACCAGTTCCTGGTCTCCGGCCAGTTCATCGCCCGGGCCCGGGACGAAGAGGCCGCGACGATCGACCAGTTGGTGGCGGTCGTGGAACGCGAGGGCAAGCGGGCCCAGCTCAAGACGGAGCAGGCCGTCTCGGCCTCCGACCGCGCGCAGGAGGCGGCGGAGAAGGCCAAGGCCGCCGCGCTGGAGGCAGCGGACGAGGCACGCGCCGCCCAGCAGGACGTCCGTAAGTCGGCCGCCGCCGCGAACAAGGCCGCGAGCGCAGCGCGAGGAGCCGCCTCCGCCGCCAACACGGCGATCGGCGCCGCCCGCACCGCGCAGTCCGCCGCCGGCCGCGCCGCCCAGGCGGCGACGGCCGCCGCTGCCGCCGCGGCAGCGGCCGGCAGCGCGGCCGCCCGCGCCTACAACGCGGCCATCGGCGCCTCCAAGGACGCCTCGAAGGCGTCGGCCGCCCGTCAGGCCGCGCAGGGTGCCCGGAACGCCGCGGCACGGGCGAAGACCGCCGCCGCCGCCGCCGACAAGGCCGCCATCGCCTCCGCCAACGCGGACGCCGCCGGCAGCGCGGCTGCCGGCGCCGCGCGGAACTCCGCGGCCGCGGCCAACGCCGCCGCCGACGCCGCCGCCAGTTCGGGCGCCGCCCAGTCCCAGGCCGCGAAGGCCCGCGCCGCCGCCGCCGAGGCCAACGCCGCGGCTGCCAGGGCCACCCGGGCCGCGGGCACCGCGCGGACGCTGGCGGCCAGGTCGGCCGCCGCCGCACGCGTGGCCCGCGACGCCGCGAACAGCGCCGCCGCCCACGCGATCAAGGCCGCCGACGCGGCCGACGAGGCAGCGGCCCACGCGGGCGAGGCGGTCGAGTACGCCAAGCGGTCCACCGAGTACGCCAACGCGGCGGTGGCGGCGGCCAACACGGCCGCCGCCGCGGTCAAGGAGGCCCAGGAGGTCGAGAAGGCGGCCCGGGACGCCGAGACCGCCCGCATCGCCGAGGACACCGAACTGGGCGTCCTGATAGCCCGTACCAGGGCTCAGGCCGAGACCGACGACGCCGCAAAGGCCGACCGGCAGCGCACCCAGGCGGACATGACCTCCTCGGAGATCAAGGACCTGATCTCCGCCGCCGAGGCCGCGTTGAACGGCGGAGACACCGCCACCGCCGTCACGACCGGCCGCAAGGCCGCCGTCCAGCTCCTCGACGCCACCGGCAGCTGGACCCGTGAGGCCGCCGAGTACGCCCTCTCCGGCAACGACGAGGACATCGTCAACTGGGTGAGCGCCGATCGTCTCCTCGCCCAGCGGCAGGACGACCGGGAGAACGTCGCCGCCATCTCGTCCGTGGCCACCGCCAAGGTCGCCCAGGCCGCGTACACCGTCCTGGCCGACGACAGCCCGACGGCGGCCGGCGACTTCCTCGCCACCGGCGTCATCGAGGCGGCGGCCGAGGACAACCGCGTCCTCGTCTTCCAGATCCTGAACGGCAACCCCGGGCCGGCCGTCAAGGCGAAGGCCGAGGCTGCGCTGGCGGACGGCCGCGCACTCACCCTGCACCGCTTCATCAACCTCGAACTGGCGGGGGCGACGAAGGAGGACGACAGCGTCGAGATCTTCCGCCTGCTCGACACCGGCGGCCCGTACATGAAGTCGGCGGCACAGATCGTGCTGGAGGGCTCCGCCCGCATGCGGCGCGCCTTCGTCGTCCGCGACAAGTTCAACGTCGCCCGCCTCGACCAGGACCAGGCCACCCATGTGGCCGCCATCCGAGCCTCCATCGCACACGCGGCGAAGGTGGCCGCGAAGGCCCTGCAGGACGCGGCCCTCGCGTCCAAGGCAGCCGCGGAGGCCCGCCAGGCGGCGGCGGAGGCCACCGAGTGGGCACAGAAGGCGAACAACTACGCCAAGGACGCCGAGAACTCGGCGGCCGAGGCACGGGCGAACGCGGACGACGCCGACCGGTCCGCCACCGCCGCGGCCAAGTCGGCGAAGGACGCCCTGTCCGCCGCGGCCACCGCGCGTGGCGCCGCCCGCAGCGCGAACTACTCGATGCGGCAGGCCGTGTCGTCCGCTCGGCAGGCGGTGAACTCCGCCGCCTCGGCGCAGGCCTCCGCCACCGCCGCGGCGG
This genomic interval from Streptomyces sp. B21-083 contains the following:
- a CDS encoding ALF repeat-containing protein; its protein translation is MAAVPALPSILTLTATPAYAADIIDTGLPATDRGKAVWAYKTGGEAARESAAIALAGSTAAVSAFLTGELPAATAEDNRFGLLSSLSYAGKSTRESAETALSAGDAAIAGYLLDGYNTPLTTDLRVAVFTVLNNSGTAVKREANKALNDGTQAALRKFLTQGQYTAQQEDEQVEVFSILSTASPQVKLYAQRALDEGTPEAIHQFLVSGQFIARARDEEAATIDQLVAVVEREGKRAQLKTEQAVSASDRAQEAAEKAKAAALEAADEARAAQQDVRKSAAAANKAASAARGAASAANTAIGAARTAQSAAGRAAQAATAAAAAAAAAGSAAARAYNAAIGASKDASKASAARQAAQGARNAAARAKTAAAAADKAAIASANADAAGSAAAGAARNSAAAANAAADAAASSGAAQSQAAKARAAAAEANAAAARATRAAGTARTLAARSAAAARVARDAANSAAAHAIKAADAADEAAAHAGEAVEYAKRSTEYANAAVAAANTAAAAVKEAQEVEKAARDAETARIAEDTELGVLIARTRAQAETDDAAKADRQRTQADMTSSEIKDLISAAEAALNGGDTATAVTTGRKAAVQLLDATGSWTREAAEYALSGNDEDIVNWVSADRLLAQRQDDRENVAAISSVATAKVAQAAYTVLADDSPTAAGDFLATGVIEAAAEDNRVLVFQILNGNPGPAVKAKAEAALADGRALTLHRFINLELAGATKEDDSVEIFRLLDTGGPYMKSAAQIVLEGSARMRRAFVVRDKFNVARLDQDQATHVAAIRASIAHAAKVAAKALQDAALASKAAAEARQAAAEATEWAQKANNYAKDAENSAAEARANADDADRSATAAAKSAKDALSAAATARGAARSANYSMRQAVSSARQAVNSAASAQASATAAAASAAQAGKDKVAAAAAASEARAIVATKRRAEAAEAARVAAEKARQNAQNGTNPSQTADNDDGTGNTDYWGMWPEDMSDAKDWAKATGHWSTVFGAAGAVLGIAGAFPTPASPVLLGLASGASLTSWGIQGVSTIFAGFGYGWSSSEFHQALGITALGGAFFAKGQIFKKFGAGDEFGALAENLGAKISNAASDVTTTVIGWVTW